The nucleotide sequence tcagcaaaaaaagaaacgtccctttttcaggaccctgtctttcaaagataattcgtaaaaatccaaataacttcacagatcttcattggaaagtgtttaaacactgtttctcatgcttgttcaatgaaccataaacaattaatgaacatgtacctgtggaacggtcgttaagacactaactgcttacagacggtagacaattaaggtcacagttatgaaaacttaggacactaaagaggcctttctactgactctgaaaaacaccaaaataaagatgcccagggtccctgctcaactgcgtgaatgtgccttaggcatgctgcaaggaggcatgaggactgcagatgtggccagggcaataaattgcaatgtccgtacagtgagacgcctaagacagcactacagtgagacaggatggacagctgattgtccttgcagtggcagaccacatgtaacaacacctgcaggatcggtacatccgaacatcacacctgcgggacaggtacaggatggcaacaacaactgcccgagtcacaccaggaacacacaatccctccatcaatgctcaagactgtcctcaataggctgagagaggctggactgaggttcttgtaggcctgttgtaaggcaggtcctcaccagacatcaccggcaacaacgtcgcctatgggcacaaacccaccatcgctggaccagacaggactggcaaaaagtgctcttcactgacgagtcgcggttttgtctcaccagaggtgattGTCGGATTCATGTTTatcattgaaggaatgagcgttacaccaaggcctgtactctggagcgggatcgatttggaggtggagggtccgtcatggtctggggcggtgtgtcacagcatcatcagactgagcttgttgtcattgcagacattctcaacgctgtgcgttacagggaagacaccctcctccctcatgtggtacccttcctgcaagctcatcctgatatgaccctccagcatgacaatgccaccaaccacactgctcgttctgtgcatgatttgctgcaaggcaggaatgtcagtgttctgccatggccccTTTCTATCTGTGCGGTGCGGACCTTTGTCTATCACTCCGTGTGTAGCCAGTTGTGATGGGTCGTTCGCAAACGATTGGCTCTTTTTGAACGCCTCTTTTTGGTGAACGTCGGCTCCCATATTTGCATACTTTTACCACTGCTTTTTGACCTCCAGGCGTCAATTATCTGCAGAtaaattataaaaacattatcTGAAGATGGTAATTCCTCAGTGCAGGAACAATATAGTGAGGAGAGCGCCTCATCCTAGTCCACGCAAATCTTTTCAGTGTGTAACTGTCTTCATTTATTTTGTAGGCAATCTAATAATTTGGTCAGGACATTTTTTATTTGAACTCACATTTCACGATCTGACATAATGTTAGGCAACGTTTTAGGCTTTAAAATGGTTTTAGGTCAATTTCTAAGCATTACTTAACAAAGAGCCACTTGTGAGCCAAATGTCTCTTTTAGGTGAACTGAACCAAATGATCCGGCTCAAAGAAAAGACTCGGAATGCCCATCACAGTTGATGTGATAATCTTGTGGGATGACAGAGACAGTTTtcccaaaaccttctcaattaaatgttaactgcaaagtaggcttacctggcagaaaTATATCATGAGTAGGTACAGTATATAATTTGTATCTATTGTTATTTTCAAACTTTGCAatgaaatgagcagcagcagtacagaaccaTTAGTAGCTTGTGACATGTTTCATTTTTTTaaagtagctctcatgctagaaaaggttggagacccctggatTAGTGTGATATTTCCTCTCCAAAGAATCAAatttgtttatttgtcacatgcgccgaatacaacaggtgtagtagaccttatagtgaaatgtttacttacatgcccttaaccaacaatgcagttgtcacgccctgaccttagagagactttttatttctctatttggttaggtcggcgtgtgatttgggtgggcattctagtttttctatttctttgttggccgggtagggttcccaatcagaggcagctgtctatcgttgtctctgattggggatcatacttaggcagccttttttccacctttagtttgtgggatcttgtttgtgtgtagttgctttctgcactgcatgtagctttatgttcgtttttgtatttttttgatttttcggtgtcatttaaataaaagaaaaatgtacgcctacaacgctgcaccttggtccaatccatctcTAAACGAACGTGACAGcagttaagaataatataaataaaagtaacaaataattaaagagcagacgtaaaataacaatagcgaggctatatacggggggtaccggtacagagtcaatgtgcaggggcaccagttagtcgaggtaatatgtacatgtaggtagagttattcaaGTTATAATGATGCAGATATGTAAAAAGGAACATGCAGATGGTACATACGCGGACCacaaactcctctcctctctctcgtctgGTATTGAGTTGAGGAACTAGCTGCAGGAGAGGATGCATCACAGGGGACTGACACATCCACAAAACATACGGACAGACATGAAGAAACATGAGAACCATGAACAACTGCCCTGAGACAGAGACAAAGGGCTGGGGGCTGCAGAGAGGactccatatacacacacattaccactagacaccccagacacacacacacacacacacacacacacacacacacacacacacacacacacacacacacacacacacacacacacacacacacacacacacacacacacacacacacacacacacacacacacacacacacacacacctcagtacaACCCTGTGTTCATTTGCAGACTCTGCATTCATGTTTAGATCAACAAAGCACATAGTGACAGCACGCTCTTCACATGCAGGCCATGCACAATGTCTAGGAAATACGTCATATTTTCATTGTTATCTGGTTGACATATTTGACATTTTGTCAACTCAACTTGATTTTACTGTGCTAACATCCTCTGAGGACAAACTATAACAAACCTTTGCAAAGCCAATCTCTGCCCAGTGACTGTAAACAAAGCTATATCCTAAATGAATTAATGAAGCATTCACTAGAAATAGAGGATGGAATTTTGGTTCCATTACAATAACTTGGAGACTTGAGAAGAAAATGGTTGGCAATTAAAAATACAGTCTGCCATGAATTATTCAGATGGGGCAGAAAATGTGTCCGTTCCTTGTCATTTCTGTTTATCTCATTTACACTGATGGTGTTCCCCACGTCAGTCAAACTGATGACACAGCGGAAGGGAGGGAGGCATGAGGAATTCAAAGTAACTTGTGCAAACAAGACAAGATATATGGATGTGGACACATGCCGCACCTAAAATTGTTTCCAAGAAAGTGCGCATCTTGCATGCAGAGCAAGAGACAAGGAGAAGGGAAGCACTGTGACAGGTGGAGCAGTGCTTTTCCAACTTTCTTTATACCACAGAAAACTATGGAAAACTATTTTCTATACCAAGAACCAGAAATGTAGGGGACTATCTCCTTGGAGGACAGCTATTGAGAACTGACTATGTTAACAATCTGAGGGACTGGGCAGCAATAGGGTCTGTGTTTGTCTGCGTGCATGCATTTTGGGAAGGTAAGAGCTGGCGTAATGTAATATGCAGAAGAGTTTGCAATTCATGTCTGATAATATTTTGGTTACTCTGGAAATAAAAACTAAGCTAAAACGTAACAGTTTTTCCGGATAAAAATTAATGTTCTAGAGTAAATAAGTAATACAATacaaaaagcacagtacaactaACAACGAATAAAAAAATGCAGTGTGCCTTGTCAAGCAGTGCAAAGTGAACTTTAACCCAACTTACCGCCCCCTCTGTTAGGCCAGCACCTTGTTGCTTAGCATAATGAAATAAAAACTatacacaagcaaacacacaaaaacacacacacaaataaaacatttcaaaagTTTTTATGTTGATTGCATTGATAGGCGCTCACTAAAGGGAACATATTTCAATAGACAGATGAAAGACATGATGAAGCAGACATGATAAAACCGACAATGTCACACTTACCCTTTTACTAGGATTGTCCCGCACTTTCATGTCCTGCAATGACAAGAAAACAAAACTAAATTTACTATTGAAAATTATTAAAGGAgtagttcactattttacaacttgatgttagatggttcctcaccctgaaagtagtctatgagCCAGGATAAACTGTAATCCATGGTCCAGTTTTCTTTAAACAGCCATtacaaacttcagctaacttTAACCACTGCTATTTAAACATCTATGGAAATGATGGTGGCATGTGtgcatgtttaaaaaatatatgtccaAATCACCTAAAATAAACTATATTTGGTTTGATGTTACTTAAAGGTGATTTGGCCATTTAAAAAGAAAACATATGTTACGGCTCTCGTTTGtggaatgaccggaccaaggtgcagcgtggtatgcgtacatcattatttttattgatgacaccaaaaGCAAAATAACAACGacaaaaacgaaagcgcacagttctgtaaggcaaataaactatacagaaaacaagatcccacaaaacccaaaaggaaaatgacaacttatatatgatccccaatcagagacaacgatagacagctgcctctgattgggaaccatactcagccaaaaacacaaagaaatagaaaacagattttcccacccgagtcacaccctgacctaaccaaacatagagaataataaggatctctaaggtcagggcgtgacagtccccccccaaaggtgcggactccggccgcaaacctgaacctataggggaggtccgggtgggcatctactctcggtggaggctccggtgcgggaccCCGACCCTGCTCCACTTGAGGCTCCCCCCACTTCGGTGACGCCTCTGGTGCAGGGACCGTCGCctgaggctccggaccggggaccgttgCCGGAGGCTCCTTTCCCTGGATCGtcactgcaggctccgggccatggatcgtcactggaggcttcgtgccatggatcgtaactggaggcttcgtgccatggatcgtcactggaggcttcgtgccatggatcgtcactggaggcttcgtgccatggatcatcactggaggcttcgtgccatggatcatcactggaggcttcgggccatggattatcactggaggcttcgggccatggatcatcacaggaggcttcgtacgtggagccggaacaggtctcaccggactgaggagacgtactggcagCCTAGTGAGTGGAGCTACCACAAcacatcctggctggatacccactttAGCTCGGTGAGTGTGGAGAACTGGCAGgggacgcactgggctatgaaggcgcactggaggcatagTGTGTAGAGCCGGCGCAAGACACACTGGACCATGGAGGCGCACCGGAGGTctggagcgcagagctggcacaacgcgtcctggctgaataccccctgtagcacggcaagtgcggggagttggcaCAGGCTGCACTGGGTGGTGCTGGCAAACTGGGGataccgtgcgtagagctggcgcaagatatcctggaccgaggagacgcactggagaccaggaccgctgagccggcacaatccaTCCTGGCTGGGTGCCAACTCTAGCACGGCAACTGCGAGGAGCTGGCCCAGAGCGCACCAGGCTGTgagtgcgcactggagacacagtgcgcatcatcgcataacatggtgcctgaccagtcacactctccccacggtaagcacggggagttgactCAGGTCTaaaacctgactccgccaatctccccgtgtgcccccccccccaaagaaaattgggggctgcctctcgtgcttgctccGTTGCTCTAATTCCTCGTATCGTCGCcgttctgctttcgctgcctccatctgCTCCCTTGAACGGCGATACTCTCCtacccagggtccttctccattcacgatctcctcccatgtccactcatcctggccacgctgcttgattcgtttttggtgggatcttctgttacggctctcgtttgtggaatgaccggaccaaggtgcagcgtggtaggcgtacatcattatttttattgatgacaccaaaaGCAAAATAACAACGacaaaaacgaaagcgcacagttctgtaaggcaaataaactatacagaaaacaagatcccaccaaacccaaaaggaaaatgacaacttatatatgatccccaatcagagacaacgatagacagctgcctctgattgggaaccatactcagccaaaaacacaaagaaatagaaaaccattttcccacccaagtcacaccctgacctaaccaaacatagagaataataaggatctctaaggtcagggcgtgacaacatgcTCACGTGCCGCCATCACTTCCATAGATTTTTCACTAGAGGTGGATAAAGGTAGCTGAAGTTTGTAATGGCTGTTTGAAAACAACTGAACCATGGATTCGTGAAATACTCCTTTAAACActgcatatacactgagtgtacaaaactctttccatgacagattgaccaggtgaaagctacgatcccttacatatgtcccttgttaaatccacttcaatcggtgtagatgaaagggaggagacaggttaaagaaggattttttagcCTTTagagaattgagacatggattgtgtatgtgccattcagagggtggacatacagccaacttgacacaactgtgggaagcattagagtcaacatgggcctgcatccctatggaacgctttcgacaccttgtagagtccatgctccgacaaattgaggctgttttgagggaaTCTCAATAGTAggaggtgttcttaatgtgttgtacactcagtgtatgtgcaactgTGCTGTGCTCACAGAACAGAATAAACCACTATGTGTGTACATGTGATATGATTATTGTTTGAGCTACTATGCTGGAACATGAAGGGTGGAATACCTTAGACTTCTGTTCAAGGATTAACACACAGAGTTCTCCCAAAACATCAGGTGTCTAGAGTAGCAACCAGAGAGCaagggggaggaggtgagagaaagaATCTGATACAGTTGTACACACTTTTTCATTTCAAGCCTGTAAGTGACTAGTTCAATTTGATCATAATTGGAATTGATCCTGAACTTGAAAATATACGAGAGTGAGAAAACATTGAACATGCATCTTTTCCCTTCAGTGctttttttgtacctttatttaactttccTTTGATAATTTCATAATTCTAGTCTTACTCACCCGAAATGGCAGGTCTGCAGAAAAGTAGGATGAGCACACATCTTCAAGCTATGGGAGACAAGACAGGTGAGTGCTGTTATGAGAGGGGGAGTGAAAAATACACATCTCTTTGTTTCAAAGGAAAGCAACAACTCACAGTCTTAGTATGGGAAaatgtagagacacagagagtgagagagagagagaaagagatgtgtTGTAGTTCTGTGGCCTACCCGGTTGAGAAGCTGGTTCTGGTATATATTTGCTCTCTGCTGTTGTATTGGAACACCTTCCattgaaacagacagacagacacaacaaTCATTACATCTCTATCATCGTATTGATGCTGTAGCAGTAAGGTGGTAGGAATGTGCAGATTGTGATTACACAGCCATAACAATCCACTTCCAGTGCATCACAGACATCAATTAATGCATTTTAACAACATAACATGAGGATGGGGAATTGGAGAGTGCATTGAAGCTTTCCTACActcagaaaaaaagggttccaaaaggattCTTCGGTCATCcccatagaaccctttttggttccagatagaacccgttttggtttcaggtagaaccctctgtaaaaaggtttcttcaaagggttcccctatggggacagccgaataacccttttaggttttagataactttttttctaagagtgtatgttaCGCTTTAATCATATCTGTTCATATTCAAAAACTCATAGTgaccaacaaattgaggctgtgcttctacatctgcatcgcttgctgtttggggttttagactgggtttctgtacagcactttgtaacATCGgcggatgtaaaaagggctttataaataaatacatttgattgatcgcTCAATGTCACAGAAAATAACCCTTAACAAATATAATTTCTCACGTCACTGAAGAGGGATTGACACAATTGCCATTGTAAATCTATTTGTTTCAATTATTTGTGATATTATTGCTGTTTGGAACCAAATCCAAGCCACTGTTAGGAGTCATTAAGATTTTGCCTGTTTGTCAAGGCCACGGTTTGCCTGCATCAGATTAGGCTGACATGCCTCTGCCCCATGCAAGGCTGGGGGGTAATTGTAGTAGATTCAAGCTGTCAGTCATAGAACAAAGAAAGGAGttagaaagggagaagagagccATGCATGAGAGAGAATAGCGAGAGAGTGAAATGACCAATGCAGTAAGTACTGTTACAGGTTtaggtttttccatttatgttttgaggttggacatTAGCACGTAGGGCTCATCGATTGGTGTCACctcattagtcagtatgtgttacacctgtactGGTTGCCATcttgttagtgggaaggtgtttcacctgtgctagCCCAGGtactatttaagagtggctggcccagtgctccagttgtcttgatggatgcggagggttaacacctttagtcGGCACTCCCTTTTTGTGTTCTATACAAACAATCCTTTATCGGATtttgtttgcttcctgtctttattaagtttggtgtgggtttttattttgtttgcaaATTTAGTGGGCGCTCATGGTGGATGTCTTTAAggttccagttgttgttgctagtcaactttcagtggacaaccccatgagtgtctttcagaatccctcctaaaaccccacctgtttcaTTTTGGTTGTTGGGcagtgactctttgttagttccccTTCTGTTTGAGTGAAATGTTTTACTTTAGAACTTAACAGTACACTAAAATCCAAATTGTACAGAATATTACCAAAACAGGAGTTCCTCTCCAACTGATGTATGCTATGTGGAGGCATTCGAGTAAAAGTGTAATTACGTACTAGAACAACAGTCTGAAGTCGCATTAGGCCTACTGGTGGTTGCAGTTTCTATATGCTTAGGCTACACCAGTTCTCTATGCTGCACAGTTTAGAATAAATACAATTCCAGTCAGAGAAAATCCCATAACAGAACGAAAATAGTCTTGGATAATCGGTTATAAACCAACAAGACACGAGGGCCTCTTCATAACAAAACTTAACAATTGAAAGTGCTGAAGTATGTCAAATATTTCTCAAACATTCTCTCCGTTGCGCAAGTTCAAAAGAATGCGTAATTACGCTCAATATGTTTGACGTGTAAGAATCTTGAGTTTAAACATTTATGGGTCTATTAATATTGTAAAGAACTGAAATATACTGTACCTTTGGTCTACAGTTTTATTTAAGGAGAAGTAAACTTTCATTGC is from Salvelinus alpinus chromosome 16, SLU_Salpinus.1, whole genome shotgun sequence and encodes:
- the LOC139541317 gene encoding neuromedin-U-like isoform X3, with the protein product MMKTSQCQTRVSQSGSASYVSVLSTSAMNTFSSTSLALLVLISAIPVCKSVPIQQQRANIYQNQLLNRLEDVCSSYFSADLPFRDMKVRDNPSKRFLFHYAKQQGAGLTEGASPVMHPLLQLVPQLNTRRERGEEFVVRDDLQGPEGIQSRGYFLYRPRNGRRSLEFD
- the LOC139541317 gene encoding neuromedin-U-like isoform X1; this encodes MMKTSQCQTRVSQSGSASYVSVLSTSAMNTFSSTSLALLVLISAIPVCKSVPIQQQRANIYQNQLLNRLEDVCSSYFSADLPFRTPDVLGELCVLILEQKSKDMKVRDNPSKRFLFHYAKQQGAGLTEGASPVMHPLLQLVPQLNTRRERGEEFVVRDDLQGPEGIQSRGYFLYRPRNGRRSLEFD
- the LOC139541317 gene encoding neuromedin-U-like isoform X2, producing the protein MMKTSQCQTRVSQSGSASYVSVLSTSAMNTFSSTSLALLVLISAIPVCKSVPIQQQRANIYQNQLLNRLEDVCSSYFSADLPFRTPDVLGELCVLILEQKSKDMKVRDNPSKRSPVMHPLLQLVPQLNTRRERGEEFVVRDDLQGPEGIQSRGYFLYRPRNGRRSLEFD